The DNA segment CAGCAGAACTTTGCATTACGCGACGATGAAGTCGTAGCGGCCGAATTTGCCGTCGTCAGTCGGGCTGACATCGAGCAACAGAGTTTCGTTGAATATCCGGTCGCGCTCGTTGAGTGGCTCGTTTGGAAAGTAGAGTTGCGTCGTCAGCACGCTCCCGCCGGGCCGCTGGACTTTCAGGTGGTAATGCCGGGTGCGGCCAGGATATAGGCCTGGAACGATCGTCTCGAACCACCATTTTCCTTCAGCATCGGTGAATTGATGTCCGCGGAGTTTGTAGCCGCTGTTGTCGTAGCGCCCCTTTTCGTCGGCATGCCATAACTCGATCAGCGCTTTTGAAACGGGCCGGCAGTTCTGGGTCAACACGTACCCGGCGAGTGTCATCCTTTCACCGTCGGGTGCGTCGTTCGCGAAGTCCTGTTTTTCGGGGCTTTCCAGGGAGAAATACGGGCCCTCCGTTTGCCTTTGCGTCAGATCGTCATCGTCACTGCACGTTGGTGTCAGCGACAGTTGTGCCGGCGCATCGCTTGCCTGAGCTAGTCCCGGCAGCGCAATCGGGGCGGCAGCGAAGCCGATCAGGAAATGTCGCCGGGTGGGCATTGCGCTGTATCTCCCCTTTGTGGATATCAAAATCCTTGCGGCTTCATAAGGCGGAAGTGAGGCGATATTCTTGCCCCATCAACCCCTCCCCACATACGGCATCTGCGTCGCCATTACGGTCATCGTCAGCACGTTTGCGTCGAGCGGCAGTCCCGCCATGTAGATGACCGCGTCGGCCACCAGGTTGGCCGGGATGGTGGGTTCGGGGGCGATTTCGCCATTGGCTTGCAGGACGCCGCCGCTCATCTTTGCCGTCATGTCCGTCGAGGCATTGCCGATATCGATCTGGCCGCAGGCGATGTCGAACAGGCGGCCGTCGAGAGCGGTCGATTTGGTGAGGCCGGCGATCGCATGTTTGGTGGCCGTGTAGGGAGCCGACATCGGGCGGGGTGTGGAGGCGGAATTCGAGCCGTTGTTGATGATCCGGCCGCCGCGCGGTGTCTGCGCCTTCATCAGCTTCATCGCCTGCTGGGTACAGAGGAAGGCGCCGGTCAGGTTGGCGCTGACGATGGCGTTCCACTGTTCGAAGGTGATGTCCTCCATCGGCACGGCGGGAAGACCCATGCCGGCATTGTTGACGAGCAGGTCGAGACGGCCGAAATCCCGGCGGATGGTGGAAAACAATGCGGAGACCGCCTGCGGATCGCCGACATCGGCGGCAAAGGCGTGTGCCGCGCCGCCCGTCTCAGCGGACAGTTGGTTTGCCGCCCTTTGCAGAACATCAGGGCGGCGTCCGGAAATGACGACCGTATAGGCGTTTTTCAGCAGCGCGAGAGCAATGACGCGGCCGATCCCGGTGCCGCCGCCCGTGACCAGGGCAATCTTGGATACACTCGCTTCAGCCATGGCCACGTCCTTCTCCTGCCGCATCATCGGCAGGGACATCAAAACCGGTTTTGCCGCAAAAGCCCAGTGGGTTGGTGTTGCATATCGCAGCGTGATGCTGGGACGTGTTGTGCAAGCCTGGACGAAGGGGGCCGGGAGAGCCAATCAGGTCCAGGTAAAGACGTAGTCTGTTTCCTGCCGCAATGTTTCGCCTGGCCGCAGGATGGCTTCTGGAAAATTGGCGTGATTGACCGCATCCGGCCAGATCTGGGTTTCCAGGCAGAAACCGGCGAAGGGGCCGTACTGGCGGCCTTCGAGGCCGGGCACGGGAATGTTCATCTTGAAGCCGGTGTAGAATTGCACGCCGGGCTCCGTGGTGCGGACTTCCAGCGAAATGCCGGAATTGATGCTGCGGACCAGAGCGACCGGCTGTTTTGGACCGCGCCTCTCGGCCAGGCAGAAATTATGGTCATAGCCGATTTTTTCGCCGTCCAGCTGGCGGCGAAGCGGGGTCATGGCGCGCAGGTCGAAGGCGGTGTTTTCAACGGCGCGGATTTCGCCGGTCGGAACCTGCAGATCGTTGGTCGGAAGATAGCTGTTGGCGGCGATCATCGCGTCATGACTGAGCGCATCGGCGGTGCCGTCGAGGTTGAAATAGCTGTGCTGGCAAACATTGCAGATCGTTGCCCGGTCGGTCGTGCTCTCGTAGAGAACATTGAGCACGCCGCCATCGCTGACTGTATAGGTGCAGGTGATGGTGCAGTTGCCGGGGTAGCCGGCGCGGCCATCAGGATCGGTGATCTCAAGCACGACGCGGTCCTGCGCCGTCTCGACCAGTCTCCACAGGCGCTTGGCAATACCGTCGCTGCCGCCGTGCAGGTGTGTCACGCCTTTTTCGTTGCATTCCAGCTGATAGGAAACGCCGTCGATGTCAAAGTGTCCGCCGCCGATCCGGTTGGCGTTGCGGCCGGGTGTCGCGCCAAAATAGGGAGAATGGGCGAGATAATCGGAAAAATTCTCAAAGCCGAGCACCAAAGGCGCGGCGTGGCCGTTCAGGCGCAGGTCCTGGATGACTGCGCCCCAGGTGAGGATATGCGCGGTCAGTCCACCGCCCTTGATCACGATGCGATGCACGGGCTCGCCGGATGGCATATGGCCGAACACTTCAGTCTCTGTCTGCACGGATTTTCTTCCTCCACTCATCCGGCCGCAAACTGCGTCATTTCGCCGATGGCGGCAACCGAAAAGTCATACAAATTACGCCGATCCGCCGGCCTTTTCCGTTCCAGCGCATCGCGTGGCCGTGACCACAGCAGATTCGTTTCAAAACGTCTTCTGATAGATGATGAAGGGCGTCTTTTCGGCGATCCGGTCATAGAGCTTGCGGGCATTTCCATTGAAATCCTGGGTCATCCAGTAGACTTCATCCGCTTTTTGCGCGTTGGCTTTCGCATAGACAGCCTCGATCAGCGCCCGGCCGATCCCCTGTCCGCGCACATCCGGATCGGCAAACAGGTCCTGCAGGTAGCAGATGGAATTCTCGTGCCAGCACGATC comes from the Pararhizobium qamdonense genome and includes:
- a CDS encoding dioxygenase family protein, translating into MPTRRHFLIGFAAAPIALPGLAQASDAPAQLSLTPTCSDDDDLTQRQTEGPYFSLESPEKQDFANDAPDGERMTLAGYVLTQNCRPVSKALIELWHADEKGRYDNSGYKLRGHQFTDAEGKWWFETIVPGLYPGRTRHYHLKVQRPGGSVLTTQLYFPNEPLNERDRIFNETLLLDVSPTDDGKFGRYDFIVA
- a CDS encoding SDR family oxidoreductase, which encodes MAEASVSKIALVTGGGTGIGRVIALALLKNAYTVVISGRRPDVLQRAANQLSAETGGAAHAFAADVGDPQAVSALFSTIRRDFGRLDLLVNNAGMGLPAVPMEDITFEQWNAIVSANLTGAFLCTQQAMKLMKAQTPRGGRIINNGSNSASTPRPMSAPYTATKHAIAGLTKSTALDGRLFDIACGQIDIGNASTDMTAKMSGGVLQANGEIAPEPTIPANLVADAVIYMAGLPLDANVLTMTVMATQMPYVGRG
- a CDS encoding aldose epimerase family protein; protein product: MPSGEPVHRIVIKGGGLTAHILTWGAVIQDLRLNGHAAPLVLGFENFSDYLAHSPYFGATPGRNANRIGGGHFDIDGVSYQLECNEKGVTHLHGGSDGIAKRLWRLVETAQDRVVLEITDPDGRAGYPGNCTITCTYTVSDGGVLNVLYESTTDRATICNVCQHSYFNLDGTADALSHDAMIAANSYLPTNDLQVPTGEIRAVENTAFDLRAMTPLRRQLDGEKIGYDHNFCLAERRGPKQPVALVRSINSGISLEVRTTEPGVQFYTGFKMNIPVPGLEGRQYGPFAGFCLETQIWPDAVNHANFPEAILRPGETLRQETDYVFTWT
- a CDS encoding GNAT family N-acetyltransferase, producing the protein MTADLIIRPIEPGDEQDWRRLWKAYLAFYETSLPEEIYVLTFSRLLTGAAHEYAGFLAVLDGRPVGLAHYLFHRSCWHENSICYLQDLFADPDVRGQGIGRALIEAVYAKANAQKADEVYWMTQDFNGNARKLYDRIAEKTPFIIYQKTF